The genomic region GTATGGACGACAGCGATCTATCTCCTCCAAGCAAAGTTGTAATACTCTGCCCTGCTCAGCATCTTCCGCTGTAATTCCCCATCGAAGATCGACTTCACTTAGCGTGACCTGTCGTTCTGCCATCTTCTCTCTGATCGCAGGAAATGTCTCACGTGTCAGCAATTCACGTTCCTTCTCGAGATCTTGGAAGGTCGAGGAGACGAAAATCCGTACATGGCGGTTTGCAATATTGGATGCCATTGCTTGTTTCTGCTTTATTTAAAATTGTTGGAAGTAATATATCCGATACTTTTCCGCAGTATAGAACCAATTATTGTTTAAGGAGCATCTGATTAATTGTCATTAGAATCCTTAGGTTCGTAAACGCTACATCCGTGTAGCACTACTCGAACGTAGTGAGAAATCTCATACCTCGAAACCTGTTAAGCACCCTGTAGTTTGAGATCTCACCCTACGGTCGAGATGACAATGACCCAATGAATTAGGACTTCCTTAGAAATTACGAGATTAGGGCCAGAGTAAAAACTTCCACTGACTCACGTTTTGCCGGTTTTTTCTGCAAGCCGATTGAAAGCGTAGGCCGGTTCAAGCGCAGCGTAACCGGCAGCCTCATTGTTATATCAAACCAAAAACGCCCGATCCGCTACGCCTGATCGTGCCTACGTCCGTTCGGCAATTCAACTGTGAAAAATGGGTGTTGGAGAAGGCCCGAATAGGCCCAGGACGGATTAGGTGCGCATCTATCTACCTGGCTCATAGGAGTCGTAATGAGGTAGATCATCGGGCAACGTTTCCCAGTTCGCTTTTGATGTGACGAAAATATGCGCGATTGGCCTTTCGCGTATATCTGATTCGATGGTTCCAAGACGAACCCGTACTTTGTTCGGAACGGATTCATTATTGCTGATGATTGGGGAACCACAGTGTTTGCAGAAATATTTTGTTTGCCCTGGAGACGATTGATAACCCGTTAGCTCATTTTTACCCGATATAAAAATAAATTTTTCTACATCTACATTCCCATTTGTTGCAAATGCACTGCCTTGTGCTTTTCGACACTGCGAACAATGGCAATAGATGATGTTCTCTATTTTGCCTATTATTTCAAAACGGACTTTGCCGCAAAGACAACCGCCTTTATAGGTATTTGCGCTCATTATTCTTCATTATTTCGGTAACGAACTGGCTCATTTGATAGATTCGAAAGCAAGATTTTTCCATAGGAGAGGAACATCTCCTATGACCGGTTTGTTCTTATTCCTCGAACAACTTGGGAAGCTATCGCTTTTACCGGAAATCACACCGCGGGCCGTTTTTGATTCTCCTGGAAGGCAACCATTTCAAGAATATTCTGCATGGAGTGGGATGAGTATCGGATGGTGTTGATGCTGATCTGAATCCCTCCTGAATGTCCCTCCTTTTGCAGCGCCTCCGCCTGTTTGATAACCGCCCCGTTCAAGACGTGCAGTTTGTGATATTGCTGGAACAGCAGTTCGTGACGAGCCGCCAATGCATTTCTGAACTCCCGCTCAGCTTCATCCCTTTCCGGCTTGTCTGGCGTTTGTTTCAGAACGGTTTCCAGATTCTCGCAGGCGTCAGCCTCGCGCATTGAACTTTTCCACCAGGCAATGAAACGTGATTTGTTGTCGGCCATGGTATTGACCGAGCCGGCCATTGCGTTGACTTCATCTCTTGCGCCTGGATAGAAGGGCAGACGCTCAGTGGTCTCTTCATATGCAAGTTGGTCCAGCATACCGGCCATCGACCGTAGCGGGCGAACGATACGCAGGGTGATGGAAATGGCAAAAATAATACCCAACAGTGTCGCCACGGCAACCGACCAGAGCAAGAAGCGCTCCTTTTGATCCGATGAGAGGTTGATCTCTTTTTCCATGCGCGTCATGACTTGATTGGCGGTCGCGACATTCTCCTTGACCAGTAACGTGATTTCAGAGACCGCTCTCTGCATCTCCCCGGTCATGCGGTCAATGTGGCCGTTCTGTTCGACCAACGCTGTGAAGTCCCGGCGGTAGTTTTTCAAAAGAGTGAGAAAGTGGGTCTTCTGTTCGGTGCTTATGGCAGACGGTTCAACCCGCGTGTGGATGCGATCCAGCTCCTGCAGAGCCATATCGACGTACTTTTTGTCATGCCTGAGCAGGTAGTCCTTTTCACGCCGTCTCAACTGAAGGATGTTATTTGCCAGCTCGGGAACATGGTGGCTGTTCAGTATCGCCTCTATTCTATGGGCCGCCTGACGGAAAGGTCCCTTGCCGCCATGAATGTCCTCGTCGGAGAGCACAGTGCGTGCATAGGCTTTGAAGGTCTCTCGATAGGTCCCTATCTCGTGAAACAGCCGGGTTTTTACCCCCTCCTCGAATTGCGCCTCCGCTGTTTTTCTCTCGAACTCCTGGATGAGATCGAGCACCTGCGCCAGGTATTGCTCTTCCCGCCTTAGCCCCAGGTCTTTCTCGCTCCGGCGGATCTGGAGCAATTGCAGATAGAGGCGGTCCACCTTGAAGTGCCCGGCCATCGTCTCCAACTCATGGGCCGCATTTCGAAACGTACCCTGAAGGCCAGAATTGTGATCCAGCCCCATCTTGCGCCAATCCAGCACCGTTGCCTGAAATTTCTGCTGATAGATATTGAGCAGTTCGGTAATCCGGTCCGCAATATGAATCGACTCCGGGTCGACCCTGCCCAGATCGGCGGCGGCGAGCAGGGCCTGTTGCAACTGGCGATCCACTTCCCCGGCAAATGCCTCGTCCCGGTAGAGCAGGAATTCCTTTTCTGCCTGGCGCGCTCCCCTCATGCTGCTTTCGATTGACAACATATCGATTTTCTTTGCAACAAAGATATTCTGGAGTTGTTGATAGTCACCCAGCGACTGCCGCAGGGTATCGTGATACTGCCAGATCACAATGAGAAAAATCAGACCGACAAGCCCAAAGCCGAAACCAATTTTTTCGCCTATGCGAAAGCTTCTGGTTAGTTTGCTCATGTTCATGCACTCCCGAAGACTGCTTCTGTGCCCGGCGCTTACCGAAACGCCGCAGGAAATTTAAGGTTATCTGAGTGTGTCAGTCCAGTCCATATCTGCTTGCTTGATCAGATCCACCTACCCTATTGCTGCCGCTGCAACAAGCAAAGCTGCTTCGCAAATCTCCACCAGTGCACCGGCGGTGTCACCGGTGGTTCCGTCGATACGGGAGAGCATCATCTTCTGCAGCAGAAGCAGGGTGGCAATGGCGGTAAATAACAGTGTCATCCCATCCCAGC from Gammaproteobacteria bacterium (ex Lamellibrachia satsuma) harbors:
- a CDS encoding GFA family protein, which gives rise to MSANTYKGGCLCGKVRFEIIGKIENIIYCHCSQCRKAQGSAFATNGNVDVEKFIFISGKNELTGYQSSPGQTKYFCKHCGSPIISNNESVPNKVRVRLGTIESDIRERPIAHIFVTSKANWETLPDDLPHYDSYEPGR
- a CDS encoding HAMP domain-containing protein produces the protein MSKLTRSFRIGEKIGFGFGLVGLIFLIVIWQYHDTLRQSLGDYQQLQNIFVAKKIDMLSIESSMRGARQAEKEFLLYRDEAFAGEVDRQLQQALLAAADLGRVDPESIHIADRITELLNIYQQKFQATVLDWRKMGLDHNSGLQGTFRNAAHELETMAGHFKVDRLYLQLLQIRRSEKDLGLRREEQYLAQVLDLIQEFERKTAEAQFEEGVKTRLFHEIGTYRETFKAYARTVLSDEDIHGGKGPFRQAAHRIEAILNSHHVPELANNILQLRRREKDYLLRHDKKYVDMALQELDRIHTRVEPSAISTEQKTHFLTLLKNYRRDFTALVEQNGHIDRMTGEMQRAVSEITLLVKENVATANQVMTRMEKEINLSSDQKERFLLWSVAVATLLGIIFAISITLRIVRPLRSMAGMLDQLAYEETTERLPFYPGARDEVNAMAGSVNTMADNKSRFIAWWKSSMREADACENLETVLKQTPDKPERDEAEREFRNALAARHELLFQQYHKLHVLNGAVIKQAEALQKEGHSGGIQISINTIRYSSHSMQNILEMVAFQENQKRPAV